The Primulina huaijiensis isolate GDHJ02 chromosome 17, ASM1229523v2, whole genome shotgun sequence genome window below encodes:
- the LOC140963621 gene encoding protein OXIDATIVE STRESS 3-like, whose product MAQEMKNFQEMGSKKADEYCGSMESSFSSMNDSVDSSSTSSSELADDASSPSSSSDSTSPQLGPLFELAELMSQLPIKRGLSKYYHGKSQTFGSLASVKNLEDLAKKESSYMERMKSCKSYGGNLNHHKFGPKATITKKCPRTSLSPSMATKIGINVVINCKN is encoded by the exons ATGGCACAAGAAATGAAGAATTTCCAAGAAATGGGATCGAAGAAGGCAGATGAGTATTGTGGATCCATGGAGTCATCCTTCTCTTCCATGAATGATTCGGTCGATTCATCTTCTACCTCATCCTCCGAGCTAGCAGATGATGCATCATCACCATCTTCCAGCTCTGATTCTACTTCCCCTCAACTCGGACCTCTTTTTGAGTTGGCAGAGCTCATGTCCCAACTCCCTATCAA GAGGGGTCTATCCAAATACTATCATGGGAAATCACAAACTTTTGGGTCATTAGCAAGTGTGAAGAACCTAGAAGATCTTGCAAAGAAGGAGAGCTCTTACATGGAAAGAATGAAGTCGTGCAAGAGCTATGGGGGGAATTTGAATCACCACAAATTTGGTCCGAAGGCTACCATAACAAAGAAATGCCCTAGAACATCATTGTCGCCTTCTATGGCCACTAAAATTGGCATCAACGTGGTCATCAATTGTAAAAATTGA
- the LOC140962331 gene encoding derlin-1-like isoform X2 — MSSPAEYYKSLPPITKAYGTTCLLVTIACQIGIINGGQLAMIPYLVFFRFEVWRLITTFFFLGKFSINFGIRLLMIARYGVQLENGPFQRRTADFLWMMLFGAFSILAFYLPWAMLCLDAIFGSPVGPDFLGIIAGHLYYFLTVLHPLAGGTNILKTPILIHKIVARWRIGAPTNSAPQHDRATAGVFRGRSHRLGG; from the exons ATGTCTTCCCCGGCCGA ATACTACAAGTCTCTTCCGCCTATAACTAAAGCTTATGGAACCACATGCTTATTGGTGACTATTGCATGTCAAATTGGGATAATCAACGGAGGACAACTCGCAATGATTCCCTATCTGGTTTTCTTCCGTTTTGAG GTGTGGCGGCTGATAACCACATTCTTTTTTCTAGGCAAATTTTCAATCAATTTTGGGATTCGGCTCTTAATGAT AGCAAGATATGGAGTTCAATTGGAAAATGGACCTTTTCAAAGAAGAACAGCTGATTTCTTGTGGATGATGTTGTTTGGAGCTTTTTCTATATTG GCATTTTACTTGCCCTGGGCAATGCTCTGTTTAGATGCCATCTTTGGTTCTCCAGTTGGACCAGATTTTTTGGGTATTATTGCTGGGCATCTTTATTACTTCCTAACTGTGCTTCATCCGCTTGCTGGTGGGACGAATATACTGAAGACGCCAATTTTGAT ACATAAAATAGTGGCAAGGTGGAGAATTGGTGCTCCAACAAACAGCGCACCTCAGCATGACAGAGCTACTGCTGGTGTATTTAGGGGAAGATCTCATCGCCTCGGCGGATGA
- the LOC140962331 gene encoding derlin-1-like isoform X1 yields MSSPAEYYKSLPPITKAYGTTCLLVTIACQIGIINGGQLAMIPYLVFFRFEVWRLITTFFFLGKFSINFGIRLLMIARYGVQLENGPFQRRTADFLWMMLFGAFSILALSAIPFFSSFYLGISLVFMLLYIWSREYPNANINLYGLVTLKAFYLPWAMLCLDAIFGSPVGPDFLGIIAGHLYYFLTVLHPLAGGTNILKTPILIHKIVARWRIGAPTNSAPQHDRATAGVFRGRSHRLGG; encoded by the exons ATGTCTTCCCCGGCCGA ATACTACAAGTCTCTTCCGCCTATAACTAAAGCTTATGGAACCACATGCTTATTGGTGACTATTGCATGTCAAATTGGGATAATCAACGGAGGACAACTCGCAATGATTCCCTATCTGGTTTTCTTCCGTTTTGAG GTGTGGCGGCTGATAACCACATTCTTTTTTCTAGGCAAATTTTCAATCAATTTTGGGATTCGGCTCTTAATGAT AGCAAGATATGGAGTTCAATTGGAAAATGGACCTTTTCAAAGAAGAACAGCTGATTTCTTGTGGATGATGTTGTTTGGAGCTTTTTCTATATTG GCTCTATCTGCCATACCCTTCTTCTCGTCCTTTTACTTAGGCATATCACTTGTATTCATGCTTCTGTATATCTGGAGTAGAGAATATCCAAATGCCAACATCAACCTTTATGGCCTTGTAACTCTTAAG GCATTTTACTTGCCCTGGGCAATGCTCTGTTTAGATGCCATCTTTGGTTCTCCAGTTGGACCAGATTTTTTGGGTATTATTGCTGGGCATCTTTATTACTTCCTAACTGTGCTTCATCCGCTTGCTGGTGGGACGAATATACTGAAGACGCCAATTTTGAT ACATAAAATAGTGGCAAGGTGGAGAATTGGTGCTCCAACAAACAGCGCACCTCAGCATGACAGAGCTACTGCTGGTGTATTTAGGGGAAGATCTCATCGCCTCGGCGGATGA